A region of Vigna radiata var. radiata cultivar VC1973A chromosome 10, Vradiata_ver6, whole genome shotgun sequence DNA encodes the following proteins:
- the LOC106776202 gene encoding transcription factor TCP8, translating into MELSDLQNNKQNITNTNNTNTKANTGPPPGGAAAAAAAAAAAGGGSGSGSAATHPRPHPHHHHQQSSSSHVVRPNPPSPFISSSTTSSSSNSSSSSSSASASSHIIDASLAIATRSDDSANKTQPLPTAVAAPSPAANPPKRSTKDRHTKVDGRGRRIRMPATCAARVFQLTRELGHKSDGETIEWLLQQAEPAIIAATGTGTIPANFSTLNVSFRSSGSTLSAPPSKSAPHTFHGALALAHHPYDEAFQHPALLGFHPHAHAHQQHQQHQQQQLLSADQIAEALPSGGGDSGDSYLRKRYREDLFKDDNINTQSQNESGDGSSPKTPNLQLPKQQPQQQNEAGSGLLRPTNMLPATAMWAVAPAPASGPPGSTIWMLPVTAASSGSAAAAATASASSSGGGGGGGSSASSESQMWPFPQSGFMPRFNLPSALEFQGARAGSLQLGSMLMPQQPSQHLGLAMSDSNFGMLAALNAFTRPGFNINSDNHHPHHHHHHHHHHPLEHQHQHQHQHQPSESGEDAPNSSQ; encoded by the coding sequence ATGGAACTATCAGATTTGCAAAACAACAAGCAAAACATCACCAACACAAACAACACCAACACAAAAGCAAACACAGGACCACCACCAGGAGgagctgctgctgctgctgctgctgctgctgctgccgGCGGTGGTAGTGGCAGTGGTAGTGCTGCTACTCATCCTCGTCCACACCCCCATCATCATCACCAACAATCTTCTTCTTCCCATGTTGTCAGGCCAAACCCTCCATCTCCTTTCATCTCTTCCTCCaccacttcttcttcttctaattcttcctcctcttcctcttctgcGTCAGCTTCTTCCCACATCATCGATGCCTCCTTGGCCATCGCCACCAGATCTGATGATTCCGCCAACAAGACCCAACCGCTCCCCACTGCCGTCGCCGCGCCCTCCCCCGCCGCCAACCCTCCCAAGCGATCCACCAAGGACAGACATACCAAGGTCGACGGCCGCGGCCGCAGAATTCGAATGCCTGCCACCTGCGCTGCTAGGGTTTTCCAATTGACTAGAGAATTGGGCCACAAGTCCGACGGAGAGACCATCGAGTGGCTCCTCCAGCAGGCCGAGCCCGCCATCATCGCCGCCACCGGGACCGGCACCATCCCCGCTAATTTCTCCACCCTCAACGTCTCCTTCCGCAGCAGCGGCTCCACGCTGTCGGCACCGCCTTCCAAGTCGGCCCCGCACACCTTTCACGGCGCGCTCGCACTAGCTCACCACCCTTACGACGAAGCCTTTCAGCACCCCGCTTTACTTGGCTTCCACCCTCACGCTCACGCTCACCAGCAGCACCAACAGCACCAGCAGCAACAACTTCTTTCCGCCGATCAAATCGCGGAAGCGCTTCCCAGCGGCGGCGGTGACTCCGGCGACAGCTATCTCAGGAAACGCTACCGAGAAGATCTGTTCAAAGACGATAACATCAACACCCAATCACAGAACGAGAGCGGTGACGGTTCTTCGCCTAAAACTCCGAACCTACAGCTACCGAAGCAGCAGCCCCAGCAGCAAAACGAAGCTGGTTCTGGGCTTCTCAGGCCCACGAATATGCTACCCGCCACAGCGATGTGGGCCGTGGCGCCCGCTCCCGCGAGTGGACCTCCGGGCAGCACAATTTGGATGCTTCCGGTAACCGCGGCTTCTTCCGGTTCTGCTGCAGCTGCAGCTACCGCTTCAGCTTCTTCttctggtggtggtggtggtggtggatcCTCTGCGAGTTCGGAGAGTCAGATGTGGCCTTTTCCTCAGAGTGGTTTCATGCCAAGGTTCAATCTTCCGAGTGCGCTTGAATTCCAAGGCGCACGTGCGGGTTCTCTGCAATTAGGGTCAATGTTAATGCCGCAGCAACCTTCTCAACATCTGGGTCTCGCCATGTCCGACTCCAACTTCGGCATGTTAGCTGCCCTTAATGCTTTCACAAGACCTGGTTTCAATATTAATTCCGAcaatcatcatcctcatcaccatcaccatcatcaccatcatcatcccTTGGAGCATCAGCATCagcatcaacatcaacatcaacccAGTGAGAGTGGAGAAGATGCTCCTAACAGCTCCCAATGA